In Pseudocalidococcus azoricus BACA0444, a single genomic region encodes these proteins:
- the argB gene encoding acetylglutamate kinase produces MLNDTDRVQVLSEALPYLQAFAGRTVVVKYGGAAMKDSNLKATVIRDIVFMSFVGVRPVVVHGGGPEINTWLTKLNIEPQFKNGLRVTDAPTMDVVEMVLVGRVNKELVSLINQAGGQAVGLCGKDGNLIQARSQGQDGIGFVGDVQSVDIRVVSTLVEKGYIPVISSVAADETGQAYNINADTVAGEIAAALGAEKLILLTDTAGILRDYHDPSTLLYKLDIAQARELIQDGTVSGGMIPKVNCCIRSLAQGVKAAHIIDGRIPHSLLLEIFTDSGIGSMIVGSSC; encoded by the coding sequence ATGTTGAATGACACCGACCGGGTACAAGTCCTCAGCGAAGCCCTCCCCTATCTCCAGGCCTTTGCCGGACGCACGGTGGTTGTCAAATATGGGGGTGCAGCCATGAAAGACAGCAACCTGAAAGCAACGGTGATTCGGGATATTGTCTTTATGTCCTTTGTGGGAGTCCGACCCGTAGTAGTGCATGGGGGCGGCCCAGAAATTAACACCTGGCTAACCAAACTCAACATTGAACCCCAATTCAAGAATGGCCTGCGAGTGACCGATGCCCCCACAATGGATGTGGTAGAAATGGTTCTGGTGGGGCGGGTCAATAAGGAACTGGTCTCCCTGATTAACCAGGCCGGGGGGCAGGCGGTGGGACTCTGTGGTAAAGATGGGAACCTCATCCAGGCCCGCAGTCAGGGACAAGATGGGATTGGCTTTGTCGGCGATGTTCAAAGTGTAGATATCCGCGTTGTCTCGACCCTAGTTGAAAAAGGCTATATTCCCGTCATTTCCAGCGTTGCTGCCGATGAAACCGGCCAAGCCTACAACATCAATGCCGATACCGTGGCCGGGGAAATTGCCGCTGCCTTGGGGGCCGAAAAACTGATTTTGCTGACAGACACCGCAGGAATTTTACGGGATTACCACGACCCCAGCACCCTGCTCTATAAACTGGATATTGCCCAGGCCCGTGAACTGATTCAAGATGGAACTGTCTCTGGGGGGATGATTCCCAAGGTCAATTGCTGTATCCGCTCCCTCGCCCAAGGTGTCAAAGCAGCCCATATCATTGACGGGCGGATTCCCCATTCCCTACTTCTGGAAATTTTCACCGACTCTGGGATTGGCTCCATGATTGTCGGTTCTTCCTGTTAA
- a CDS encoding SAM hydrolase/SAM-dependent halogenase family protein — MSAAFTPAPMITLLTDFGYQDSYAGILRGIIFQINPTATIIDLTHGIAPHDCHAAMFQLRQATPYFNPQTIHLAVVDPGVGSSRRGLAIQTSQGVLVGPDNGIFTGVLHQAQVSQAVELTNPDYWLPLEISTTFHGRDIFAPVAAHLSLGVALGSFGNPIDPAALIRLPGLEPEQTSVGWRGIVQGIDHFGNVISTLPKTLCQGGTWMVQYQALTLPLMQIYSEVSPDQPIALIGSHGWLEIAINQGSAAQIYGTRLGDTIYLYPA; from the coding sequence ATGTCGGCTGCTTTCACACCTGCTCCGATGATTACCCTGCTGACTGATTTTGGCTATCAAGATTCTTATGCAGGCATTCTGCGCGGCATCATTTTCCAAATTAACCCCACCGCAACCATCATTGACCTGACCCATGGCATCGCTCCTCACGACTGTCATGCCGCAATGTTCCAACTCCGCCAGGCCACGCCCTACTTTAATCCTCAAACCATCCATCTAGCGGTGGTGGATCCAGGAGTAGGCAGTAGTCGCCGGGGCCTAGCCATCCAAACGAGTCAAGGGGTTTTAGTTGGCCCAGATAACGGGATTTTTACAGGAGTACTGCACCAGGCCCAGGTTAGCCAAGCCGTCGAGTTAACTAATCCAGACTATTGGCTCCCATTGGAAATTAGTACCACGTTCCATGGCCGAGATATTTTTGCCCCCGTAGCAGCCCATTTATCCTTGGGAGTAGCCCTCGGTTCTTTCGGAAATCCAATTGATCCGGCTGCTTTAATCCGTTTACCTGGCCTGGAACCGGAACAAACCTCTGTGGGCTGGCGGGGAATTGTCCAAGGCATTGATCATTTTGGGAATGTCATCTCAACCTTGCCAAAAACACTCTGCCAAGGCGGGACGTGGATGGTTCAGTACCAGGCCCTAACTTTACCGTTGATGCAGATCTACAGCGAAGTTTCTCCCGACCAGCCCATTGCCCTGATCGGTAGTCATGGTTGGCTTGAAATTGCCATTAACCAGGGTTCTGCAGCCCAAATCTATGGAACTCGACTGGGGGACACCATTTACCTATACCCTGCCTAA
- a CDS encoding transposase, giving the protein MRALFYRLNKSGIEVDISTFSKANKTRDDGLFRRIYAQLIQRVRRKNPDSTLMLFPIDSTVVTLTSQLFWSQGYHQVKLLNGFNLTQNVTSDCVINFGQENDLKFIEQILTMIPENTAALMDRGFADWKFLDDHPTKGTHPAPGVAYSPWRDSLPIEFETY; this is encoded by the coding sequence ATGCGAGCCTTATTTTACCGTTTAAACAAATCAGGAATTGAGGTTGATATATCCACGTTTTCAAAAGCCAATAAAACTCGTGATGATGGTTTATTTCGGCGAATCTATGCTCAACTGATTCAGAGAGTTAGACGGAAAAATCCGGATTCAACATTAATGTTATTCCCGATTGACTCAACCGTAGTCACTCTAACCAGTCAACTCTTTTGGTCGCAAGGATATCATCAAGTCAAGCTCCTGAATGGATTTAACCTGACTCAGAATGTCACGAGTGACTGTGTGATTAACTTCGGTCAAGAAAATGATCTTAAATTTATCGAGCAAATCCTGACAATGATTCCGGAAAACACAGCTGCTCTAATGGATAGAGGGTTTGCTGATTGGAAATTTCTGGACGATCACCCAACCAAGGGGACACATCCCGCTCCAGGCGTTGCATATTCACCTTGGCGTGACTCTCTGCCCATTGAGTTTGAAACTTACTGA
- a CDS encoding chorismate lyase, translating into MPSQPFLTPATVIRDPQAPAWYALDPVWQGTTDVIPVGLPHALLAPAWQILILGDGSPTRHLQLLTGEPTEVDVIDMSLVGLDPDHAPPAITAIPGPRLRRQVWLRTASGQRLAYATSWWEAAHVDEYLQNRALPIWASLAKLKVELYRDIQGVYLGHSPELAAAFGETGPFWGRHYLFWHDHRPLTVIYEVFSPYLCRYLGPMSCHP; encoded by the coding sequence ATGCCCTCTCAACCGTTTCTAACGCCAGCAACCGTAATCAGGGATCCGCAAGCCCCGGCCTGGTATGCCCTAGACCCGGTTTGGCAAGGAACAACGGATGTGATTCCCGTGGGATTACCCCATGCCCTGTTGGCCCCGGCCTGGCAGATTTTAATTTTGGGAGACGGCTCGCCAACCCGCCATTTACAACTCCTCACCGGAGAACCAACAGAAGTGGATGTGATTGATATGTCCCTAGTTGGCCTGGATCCAGATCATGCGCCACCGGCAATCACGGCAATTCCTGGCCCCAGACTCAGACGACAGGTGTGGCTACGGACAGCTTCGGGGCAACGTTTGGCCTATGCCACGTCTTGGTGGGAAGCTGCCCATGTGGATGAATATCTCCAAAACCGGGCTTTACCCATTTGGGCAAGTCTGGCCAAACTAAAGGTCGAACTGTATCGGGATATTCAGGGGGTTTATTTGGGTCATTCCCCAGAGTTAGCTGCTGCCTTCGGGGAAACCGGGCCGTTTTGGGGCCGACATTACTTGTTCTGGCACGATCATCGCCCGTTAACAGTCATCTATGAAGTTTTTTCACCCTATCTCTGTCGCTATCTGGGTCCCATGAGTTGTCATCCTTAA
- a CDS encoding APC family permease gives MRLRPSYPAKLSHWLLRENTAQGHEQSQAWWRVMCLTGVDYFSTLGYQPGIAALAAGALSPVATLILILLTLFGALPIYRRVASFSPQGEGSIAMLEHLLPWWQGKLFVLGLLGFMATDFMITITISAADATAHLLENPFVQGLGLFPGENVLVTLVLIVLLALVFLRGFREAVGIAVPLVVVYLFLNTITIIVAGYHVIENWGQVVAWKNLLFTSYPNPLLLLVTAGLLFPKLALGLSGFETGVVVMPLIRGQAGDTEDQPIGRIKNTGKMLGLAAVLMSIFLLSSSLVTIFLIPAAEFQTGGRANGRALAYLAHEYLGNGFGTVYDISTILILWFAGASAMAGLLNVVPRYLPRYGMAPSWTRMRRPLVLVYTAIAFFVTVLFQANVDAQGAAYATGVLVLMSSAAVAVTLAFRHRPGLAKWGFGFISLVFAYTTLVNIAERPEGIKIASFFIGVVVIISLISRVWRSTELRIESVSFDPAAMEFINQESNHQGIIRLIAHRYSANTVPNDYQAKEQRVREDDHIPPTDSVLFLEVQVADASTFSQTIGVQGLTIGEQRVLRTQAAAIPNAIAAILLQIRHDTGQLPHVYFGWAEGHPIKFLIRFILFGEGDTALVTREVLRQAEPDPEQRPRIHVGG, from the coding sequence ATGCGCTTGCGCCCAAGTTACCCGGCCAAGTTATCCCATTGGTTATTGCGGGAAAATACAGCGCAGGGGCACGAGCAGTCCCAGGCCTGGTGGCGGGTCATGTGTCTGACGGGTGTGGATTACTTTTCGACCCTGGGCTATCAACCGGGAATTGCGGCTTTGGCGGCTGGGGCCCTCTCTCCCGTAGCAACCTTGATTTTGATCCTCCTAACACTCTTTGGCGCGTTACCAATTTATCGGCGGGTGGCCAGCTTTAGCCCCCAGGGAGAAGGCTCCATTGCCATGCTGGAACATCTCCTTCCTTGGTGGCAGGGGAAATTGTTTGTCTTGGGCCTGTTGGGCTTTATGGCAACAGACTTCATGATTACGATTACCATTTCCGCCGCCGATGCCACGGCCCACCTCTTAGAGAATCCCTTTGTACAGGGCCTGGGACTGTTTCCAGGGGAAAATGTTCTCGTCACATTGGTTTTGATTGTCCTCCTAGCCCTTGTTTTTCTGCGGGGTTTTCGGGAGGCCGTGGGGATTGCCGTGCCCTTGGTAGTTGTCTATTTATTCCTGAATACCATCACGATTATTGTGGCTGGCTATCATGTCATAGAAAACTGGGGGCAGGTGGTGGCCTGGAAAAATCTCCTCTTCACCAGTTATCCAAACCCACTGCTGCTGCTGGTGACGGCAGGGTTACTCTTTCCTAAATTGGCGTTGGGGCTATCGGGCTTTGAAACCGGGGTGGTAGTGATGCCCTTGATTCGGGGTCAGGCCGGAGATACAGAAGATCAACCCATCGGCCGGATTAAGAATACCGGAAAAATGTTGGGTCTGGCGGCGGTGCTGATGAGTATCTTTCTGTTATCCAGTAGTCTGGTAACCATTTTTTTAATCCCGGCGGCAGAATTTCAAACTGGAGGACGCGCCAATGGCCGGGCCCTCGCCTATCTTGCCCATGAGTATTTGGGGAATGGGTTTGGCACGGTTTATGACATCAGTACCATTTTAATTTTGTGGTTTGCCGGGGCTTCGGCGATGGCGGGGCTGTTGAATGTAGTTCCCCGCTATTTACCCCGCTATGGCATGGCTCCCAGTTGGACAAGAATGCGGCGGCCCTTGGTCTTGGTCTATACCGCCATTGCTTTTTTCGTTACCGTGCTCTTCCAGGCCAATGTGGATGCCCAAGGGGCGGCCTATGCAACGGGGGTGTTAGTTTTGATGAGTTCGGCCGCTGTCGCTGTCACCTTGGCCTTTCGACATCGCCCAGGCCTGGCTAAATGGGGCTTTGGCTTTATTAGTCTGGTTTTTGCCTATACAACTCTTGTCAATATTGCCGAGCGACCGGAAGGGATTAAGATTGCCAGCTTTTTTATTGGGGTGGTTGTGATCATTTCCCTGATTTCCCGCGTCTGGCGGTCTACGGAATTACGCATTGAGTCGGTCAGCTTTGATCCAGCGGCAATGGAGTTTATTAACCAGGAAAGTAACCATCAAGGGATTATTCGTCTGATTGCCCATCGCTACAGTGCCAATACAGTCCCCAATGACTACCAGGCCAAGGAACAGCGGGTCCGTGAGGATGACCATATTCCGCCAACAGATTCAGTCCTATTTTTGGAGGTGCAGGTTGCTGATGCGTCCACCTTTAGCCAAACCATTGGAGTTCAGGGGCTAACCATTGGAGAACAGCGGGTTTTACGCACCCAGGCCGCGGCGATTCCCAATGCCATTGCGGCAATTTTGCTCCAAATTCGGCATGATACAGGCCAACTCCCCCATGTTTACTTTGGTTGGGCCGAGGGACATCCGATTAAGTTTTTAATCCGCTTTATCTTGTTTGGCGAAGGAGATACGGCCTTAGTGACGCGGGAAGTGTTGCGTCAAGCCGAACCGGATCCTGAGCAACGGCCGAGAATTCATGTCGGGGGATAG
- a CDS encoding ammonium transporter, translating into MTKFSPLKWHFFRYTRFKLKAWRQTTSSLWFAFRRFADLSQPPAPLAGSRRFIVLFALPLCLIGFSSLLAGPLAEGSLAQTAAAATDPYKAIDAADTAWMLVSTALVLLMTPGLAFFYGGLVRSRNVLNTIMMSLVSMAVVGVTWVLWGYSLAFSHVSLNDKNFETGIGAFIGGLDWLGLHGVNLAPDPGGIYAATIPHELFMVYQMTFAIITVALVSGAIVERISFKAYFWFLILWSTFIYSPLAHMVWGRGFLGSINALDFAGGTVVHISSGVSALVAAWMLGPRKDHQVAPMLPHNVPFVLLGVGLLWFGWFGFNGGSALGIGGDVAKLPSATVAVVATTIAAAAAGLTWMLAEWLLRGVPTAVGLGSGFVAGLVGITPAAGFVTPLSALAIGVITALCCYGAVNLKAKLKFDDALDTFPVHGVGGTVGALLTGVFATKVVNGFANTDGLLSGNPGQLLPQLTSIIVSWVLAGFGTFIILKLLSLVMDLRVSTDVEDEGLDIHEHGETAYGGDFPSEISLKR; encoded by the coding sequence ATGACAAAATTTTCACCTCTCAAGTGGCATTTTTTTCGGTACACTCGCTTCAAGTTAAAAGCCTGGCGGCAAACTACATCCTCTCTTTGGTTCGCGTTCCGAAGATTTGCTGATCTCTCCCAGCCCCCGGCTCCCTTGGCTGGCTCCCGCCGCTTTATTGTTCTATTTGCCTTGCCTCTATGTCTAATCGGATTTTCTAGTTTATTGGCTGGGCCCTTAGCTGAGGGTTCTCTGGCCCAAACCGCAGCTGCCGCCACAGATCCCTACAAGGCTATTGACGCAGCCGACACAGCCTGGATGTTAGTCAGTACAGCCTTGGTTTTGTTGATGACACCCGGCCTAGCATTTTTCTATGGTGGCTTAGTCCGCTCCCGCAATGTCTTGAACACCATCATGATGAGCCTGGTTTCCATGGCAGTAGTGGGGGTAACCTGGGTGCTGTGGGGGTATAGTTTAGCCTTCAGTCATGTTTCCCTCAATGACAAGAATTTTGAAACTGGGATTGGAGCCTTTATTGGCGGCTTGGACTGGCTTGGCTTACACGGTGTTAATCTGGCCCCAGATCCTGGGGGAATTTATGCCGCGACCATTCCCCATGAACTGTTTATGGTCTATCAAATGACCTTTGCCATTATTACGGTGGCCTTGGTATCAGGCGCGATTGTGGAGCGGATCAGTTTTAAGGCCTACTTTTGGTTTCTGATCCTATGGTCAACTTTTATTTACTCGCCCTTAGCCCATATGGTTTGGGGACGGGGCTTTTTAGGTAGCATCAATGCGCTCGATTTTGCCGGGGGGACGGTAGTGCATATCAGTTCTGGAGTCTCGGCCTTAGTAGCGGCCTGGATGCTAGGGCCGCGCAAGGATCATCAAGTTGCCCCCATGTTGCCTCACAATGTGCCCTTTGTTTTGCTCGGGGTGGGTTTGCTCTGGTTTGGCTGGTTTGGCTTTAATGGCGGTAGTGCCTTAGGGATTGGTGGTGATGTGGCCAAATTACCTTCAGCAACAGTAGCAGTGGTCGCAACAACGATTGCAGCAGCAGCAGCAGGCTTAACGTGGATGTTGGCGGAATGGCTACTACGAGGTGTCCCCACTGCTGTCGGATTAGGAAGTGGTTTTGTGGCTGGCCTGGTCGGAATTACTCCTGCGGCCGGTTTTGTGACTCCCCTGAGTGCGCTGGCGATTGGGGTCATTACAGCCTTGTGCTGCTATGGAGCCGTCAACTTAAAAGCCAAGTTAAAGTTTGATGATGCTCTGGATACATTTCCGGTCCATGGAGTGGGGGGAACAGTCGGGGCCCTTTTAACCGGGGTGTTTGCGACCAAAGTGGTCAATGGTTTTGCCAATACCGATGGTTTACTGTCCGGCAATCCAGGCCAGCTGCTTCCTCAACTCACCAGCATCATCGTTTCTTGGGTGTTAGCGGGTTTCGGTACATTCATTATTCTCAAACTACTGTCATTGGTGATGGACTTACGGGTGAGTACCGATGTGGAGGATGAGGGCTTGGATATTCATGAGCATGGTGAGACAGCCTATGGCGGTGATTTTCCTAGCGAAATCAGTCTCAAGCGTTAA
- a CDS encoding DEAD/DEAH box helicase translates to MNQTSYGLEEFTALFPFSLDDFQLQAIEALNQNCSVVVCAPTGSGKTLVGEYVIHRALARQRRVFYTTPLKALSNQKLRDFREQFGHEQVGLLTGDVSINRDAPILVMTTEIFRNMLYGTPIGEVGTSLAGVESVVLDECHYMNDRQRGTVWEESIIYCPAEIQLVALSATIANGEQLTDWITAVHGETRLIYSDWRPVPLQFYFCQGKGLFPLLNSEKTHLNARLLRSNPPPVRGRKRPEFLNLAYVVNQLAQRQMLPAIYFIFSRRGCDQALQQMGGVNLLNPDESQALNQILDEFLARNGAVVPTAHIAPLRQGIAAHHAGVLPLWKTLIEELFQDGLIKVVFATETLAAGINMPARTTVLSSLSKRTDSGHRLLTASEFLQISGRAGRRGMDEIGHVVTLQTPFEGAREAAYLATVGPDPLVSQFTPSYGMVLNLLQRHTLEEARDLIERSFGQYLATLHLAPQRQAIATLEAELEEINQRLDPANPQALSRYQKLRERLRQEQRLLKTLSHQAEALAHEQRVPQLLVAQPGTLVCLDTTELHPKVEDAYLTAILAAKLPGPGQFPLLGCWGVNNRFYVVALEQVKAIGKVAPVVFPAWPTDISPKRGYSWNGPTEAADIAKALPEMHPDVSLEVQAQAKKIAQIEAEMATLPVGANPGTALRLRRRREKLLTDLVDRQEKLSQQAHPHWEDFLSLIAILQEFGGLEDLVATPLGQLAASLRGENELWLALAFDSGALDELPPQQLAAACAALVTETPRPDSWTDHALSAPVEEALSSLRPIRRQLFQAQRRKRVIFPIWLETGLVGLVEHWALGIEWSALCQATNLDQGDLVRLLRRTLDVLSQIPHAPHASPTLKKSATQARQLLDRFPVNDLLVEDPDINPQDIGSISS, encoded by the coding sequence ATGAACCAAACTAGTTATGGGTTAGAGGAGTTTACGGCATTATTTCCTTTTTCCCTAGATGACTTCCAACTCCAGGCCATTGAGGCCCTCAATCAAAACTGTTCCGTTGTCGTCTGTGCCCCGACGGGTTCTGGGAAGACTCTGGTTGGGGAGTATGTGATTCATCGGGCTTTGGCGCGGCAACGGCGGGTTTTCTATACGACTCCCTTAAAGGCACTGTCTAACCAAAAACTGCGGGATTTTCGCGAACAATTTGGCCACGAGCAGGTGGGCCTGTTGACGGGAGATGTGTCCATTAACCGTGACGCGCCCATTCTCGTCATGACCACCGAAATTTTTCGGAATATGCTCTATGGAACGCCGATTGGGGAAGTGGGCACATCCTTAGCTGGAGTCGAGTCGGTGGTTTTAGATGAATGCCATTATATGAATGACCGGCAACGAGGGACAGTGTGGGAAGAGTCAATCATTTATTGTCCAGCCGAAATTCAGTTAGTCGCCCTTTCTGCCACCATCGCCAATGGGGAACAACTAACGGATTGGATTACCGCCGTTCACGGGGAAACCAGGCTAATTTATTCGGATTGGCGACCTGTTCCCCTACAGTTTTATTTTTGCCAGGGAAAGGGATTATTTCCCCTCCTAAACAGCGAGAAAACCCATCTCAATGCCCGTTTACTGCGCTCCAACCCTCCTCCTGTCCGGGGCCGAAAACGCCCAGAGTTCCTCAATTTAGCCTATGTGGTCAATCAGTTAGCCCAGCGGCAAATGTTACCAGCCATCTACTTTATTTTTAGTCGGCGCGGCTGTGACCAGGCCCTCCAACAAATGGGTGGCGTAAACTTGCTCAATCCTGACGAATCCCAGGCCCTGAACCAAATTTTGGACGAGTTCTTAGCCCGTAATGGTGCCGTTGTCCCGACTGCCCACATTGCCCCCTTACGCCAGGGAATTGCCGCTCACCATGCCGGAGTCCTACCCCTGTGGAAAACCCTGATTGAAGAGCTATTTCAAGACGGTCTCATCAAAGTTGTGTTTGCCACGGAAACGTTGGCAGCCGGAATTAATATGCCAGCCCGGACAACGGTGTTATCATCCCTTTCCAAACGCACCGATTCTGGGCATCGTCTCTTAACAGCCTCGGAGTTTTTGCAGATTTCCGGCCGGGCCGGGCGGCGGGGGATGGACGAAATTGGCCATGTGGTGACACTGCAAACCCCCTTTGAAGGGGCACGGGAAGCGGCCTATTTAGCTACCGTTGGCCCGGATCCCCTGGTGAGTCAGTTTACACCCAGTTATGGGATGGTTTTGAATCTACTGCAACGGCATACCTTAGAAGAAGCCAGAGACTTGATTGAGCGCAGTTTTGGTCAATACCTTGCTACCTTACACCTTGCTCCCCAACGCCAGGCCATTGCGACATTAGAAGCAGAACTGGAAGAGATTAACCAGCGTCTAGATCCTGCCAACCCCCAGGCCCTGAGTCGTTATCAAAAGCTGCGGGAACGGCTCCGCCAAGAACAACGCCTCCTGAAAACCCTGAGCCACCAGGCCGAGGCCCTGGCCCATGAACAGCGGGTTCCCCAACTTTTGGTTGCTCAACCTGGGACTTTAGTTTGCTTGGATACGACCGAACTCCATCCCAAGGTGGAAGATGCCTATCTAACGGCGATCCTTGCTGCCAAACTGCCGGGGCCGGGGCAATTTCCCCTCTTAGGTTGTTGGGGAGTTAATAATCGCTTTTATGTCGTCGCATTGGAGCAGGTCAAGGCCATTGGCAAAGTAGCTCCGGTGGTGTTCCCGGCTTGGCCTACCGACATTTCCCCTAAACGTGGGTATTCCTGGAACGGGCCCACGGAAGCAGCCGACATCGCCAAAGCTTTACCGGAGATGCATCCCGATGTTTCCCTAGAAGTCCAGGCCCAGGCCAAGAAAATTGCCCAAATTGAGGCTGAAATGGCCACCCTACCGGTGGGGGCGAATCCAGGGACGGCTTTACGGTTACGGCGACGACGGGAGAAATTATTAACAGACCTGGTGGATCGCCAAGAAAAACTGAGCCAGCAAGCCCACCCCCATTGGGAAGACTTTTTGAGTTTAATCGCCATTTTGCAAGAGTTTGGAGGCCTGGAGGATTTAGTTGCAACCCCCTTGGGGCAATTAGCTGCTTCTCTGCGGGGCGAGAACGAACTGTGGTTAGCCTTGGCATTCGATTCTGGGGCCTTGGATGAGTTGCCCCCGCAACAACTAGCCGCTGCCTGTGCCGCCTTAGTCACCGAAACTCCCCGCCCCGATAGCTGGACAGATCATGCTCTTTCTGCACCAGTTGAAGAGGCCTTAAGCAGCTTGCGCCCGATCCGCCGCCAATTGTTCCAGGCCCAGCGCCGCAAACGAGTGATTTTCCCAATTTGGTTAGAAACGGGTTTAGTCGGCCTGGTAGAGCATTGGGCCTTAGGAATAGAATGGTCTGCTCTCTGCCAAGCTACGAACTTGGATCAAGGGGATTTAGTCCGTCTGTTGCGCCGCACCTTGGATGTTCTCTCCCAAATTCCCCATGCGCCCCATGCCAGCCCAACCCTGAAGAAATCAGCCACCCAGGCCCGGCAATTATTGGATCGCTTCCCCGTTAATGATTTACTTGTCGAAGACCCGGATATCAACCCTCAGGATATAGGCAGCATCAGTTCGTGA